TTCCGCCACCGCCTGGAAGTGTTCGGGCGGGATCTCCTCCTCCAGCTCGACGCCGGCATAGAGGGCCCGAGCCAAGGGCGGGTTCTCGACCACGGGCACGTCGTGGGCCTCGGCCACGTCGCGGATGCGGAAGGCCAGGCTGTCCATG
This is a stretch of genomic DNA from Pseudomonadota bacterium. It encodes these proteins:
- a CDS encoding EscU/YscU/HrcU family type III secretion system export apparatus switch protein; this translates as MDSLAFRIRDVAEAHDVPVVENPPLARALYAGVELEEEIPPEHFQAVAEVIGYVMRLKGEMVH